The Mucilaginibacter terrenus genome has a segment encoding these proteins:
- a CDS encoding helix-turn-helix domain-containing protein yields the protein MCPTPKYSIRKFLYAMNGKITKNRYLICIELDITETTLDNWMNTPLGAKFSIPSDPFLKLCNIFNCQPSELING from the coding sequence ATGTGCCCTACACCAAAGTACAGCATACGGAAATTCCTGTATGCTATGAACGGTAAAATAACCAAAAACCGTTACCTGATTTGCATTGAGCTCGACATCACCGAGACAACGCTTGACAACTGGATGAACACCCCACTAGGTGCTAAATTCAGCATACCGAGTGACCCGTTCCTAAAGCTCTGCAACATATTCAACTGTCAACCTTCCGAACTTATCAATGGCTAA
- a CDS encoding primase-helicase family protein encodes MAKQSKKVTKIDPATIDTYFKKRMFEIGITDTSEHYFVVEGDFPSPDFKQPIFAPADANDPNSNIVIHYPCLYGGAEPIDGSEVPFTRVRYSPEHQPAGNVKYFQERGTGVHIFHPPAVVKKFKAKEHIDTLILTEGEFKAYTGSLAGLDIIGLGGKDSFRDADKKNLHPDIAAIVRDCTVTNVLLLLDADTLQVKWDQEEEPYKDLQKSLHGFFLTAVNFREAVKNDTLGIRDVFFGHLKLDNIKPDKPKESIKGLDDLLYKKRLENPDLVKFVTDDIARLGGAKVYFDVINLGTLTPKKIRDHFWLSLNRNVPSAFYANNQQLIKEREFVFGGATYKFNPEVGLELLKHADTDKYVRIGIKYYKMIEIPDANGVLQPQLEIWSPTEIERDYGKGFLASVDKYDAFCNVPCNTEKFEKTPFGCFNVYYPLTHELEPGGWSTIEGALKHLFGERVLASGFTSYELILDYYTILYNHPTQALPIVVLFSEKRNTGKSTGMWIAEDMFLANYTEITGDILEDHLNDDWATKLVIGIDEGIIEKNKTLQKLKSLSTAHKIKLRGMYAGRKPVPFFGKFWITTNDKNFVKVDKEETRFWINEVPQLKAIDPDIRQKIQAEIPAFLAYLSTREILHKKVSRHWFHPDDLATDIGNQVKENSRGWFEKELTVILTNKFFHYKYHTLYFTHEEVELWFANKAVKFRSDDIRTQLKEKFGLVAKLGRWKQPNEPDINLNTAVSTCTKHLRCYTFRIEDFVSEEVIREELSEYMDYDAIVSMRGTQKHTSNDNDDLPF; translated from the coding sequence ATGGCTAAACAATCCAAAAAGGTCACAAAGATTGACCCTGCAACAATCGATACCTATTTCAAAAAGCGCATGTTCGAGATCGGTATAACCGACACTTCCGAGCACTACTTTGTTGTAGAGGGCGACTTTCCATCACCGGATTTTAAGCAGCCGATATTTGCGCCGGCAGATGCTAACGACCCAAACAGCAACATCGTTATACATTACCCTTGTTTATACGGTGGAGCGGAGCCGATCGACGGCAGCGAAGTACCATTTACACGTGTACGTTATTCGCCGGAGCATCAGCCGGCCGGCAACGTTAAGTACTTCCAGGAGCGCGGTACCGGCGTTCACATTTTTCACCCGCCTGCAGTAGTAAAAAAGTTTAAGGCGAAAGAACACATCGACACGCTGATACTTACCGAGGGTGAGTTTAAAGCCTATACCGGCAGTTTAGCCGGCCTGGACATAATCGGCCTGGGTGGTAAAGATAGTTTTCGGGATGCCGATAAAAAGAACCTGCACCCGGATATTGCGGCCATCGTGCGCGATTGTACCGTTACCAATGTTTTATTGCTACTGGATGCCGATACATTGCAGGTAAAATGGGATCAGGAAGAAGAACCGTATAAAGACCTTCAAAAATCTCTGCACGGCTTTTTCCTTACGGCCGTAAACTTTAGAGAGGCGGTAAAAAACGATACCCTGGGCATCCGTGATGTGTTTTTCGGGCACCTTAAACTAGATAACATCAAACCGGATAAGCCCAAAGAAAGCATAAAGGGACTGGATGATCTGCTTTACAAGAAGCGCCTCGAAAATCCCGACCTGGTTAAGTTTGTTACTGATGATATTGCCCGTTTAGGCGGCGCAAAGGTGTACTTCGATGTAATTAACCTGGGCACCTTAACCCCTAAGAAGATCCGCGATCATTTTTGGTTAAGCCTTAATCGCAACGTACCATCTGCATTTTATGCAAACAATCAGCAGCTTATTAAGGAGCGCGAATTTGTGTTCGGAGGTGCTACTTATAAGTTTAATCCCGAAGTAGGCTTAGAGCTGCTAAAACACGCCGATACAGACAAGTACGTGCGTATAGGCATTAAGTATTACAAAATGATCGAGATCCCGGATGCAAACGGCGTTTTGCAGCCGCAACTCGAAATTTGGTCGCCTACTGAGATCGAGCGCGACTATGGCAAGGGTTTTCTTGCATCGGTTGACAAGTACGATGCCTTTTGTAACGTGCCTTGCAATACCGAAAAGTTTGAAAAAACACCGTTCGGTTGCTTTAACGTGTATTATCCGCTTACCCACGAGCTTGAACCGGGCGGCTGGTCAACTATCGAGGGCGCTTTAAAACACCTTTTTGGCGAACGTGTACTGGCATCGGGTTTTACAAGTTACGAGCTGATACTCGACTATTACACCATCCTGTACAACCATCCAACGCAGGCCCTGCCAATTGTGGTGCTGTTCAGCGAAAAACGCAACACCGGCAAAAGTACCGGCATGTGGATCGCGGAGGATATGTTTTTAGCCAACTACACCGAAATAACCGGCGATATCCTGGAAGATCACTTAAACGATGATTGGGCCACAAAACTAGTTATCGGCATTGACGAGGGTATTATCGAAAAAAACAAAACCCTGCAAAAGCTAAAATCATTAAGCACGGCTCACAAGATCAAGTTACGCGGTATGTACGCCGGCCGCAAGCCAGTACCATTCTTTGGTAAGTTTTGGATCACTACCAACGATAAAAACTTTGTCAAGGTAGACAAGGAAGAAACCCGCTTTTGGATTAACGAGGTACCGCAACTTAAAGCCATCGATCCCGATATCAGGCAAAAGATACAAGCCGAAATACCGGCATTCCTGGCTTATCTGTCAACCCGGGAGATATTACACAAGAAAGTAAGCCGGCATTGGTTTCACCCGGATGATCTAGCGACCGATATCGGCAACCAGGTTAAAGAAAATTCGCGCGGGTGGTTTGAGAAAGAACTAACGGTTATCCTAACTAACAAGTTTTTTCATTACAAGTATCACACGCTCTACTTTACCCACGAAGAAGTTGAGCTATGGTTTGCGAACAAGGCCGTTAAGTTCCGCTCTGATGATATTCGTACGCAATTAAAAGAGAAGTTCGGCCTTGTAGCAAAGCTCGGCCGCTGGAAACAGCCCAACGAGCCGGATATTAACCTAAACACCGCCGTATCTACCTGTACAAAACATCTAAGGTGCTATACATTCAGGATTGAGGATTTTGTATCGGAAGAAGTGATCCGGGAAGAACTATCTGAATACATGGACTACGATGCTATTGTATCTATGCGCGGCACCCAAAAGCACACCTCAAACGATAACGACGATTTACCATTTTAG
- a CDS encoding DNA adenine methylase, giving the protein MTINCKTPITYYGGKQNMLNDILPLIPDHKLYCEPFFGGGAVYFAKPPSEIEVINDKNDFVINFYRVLKTRFDDLKLEVEASLSSRSIHRKAGYIFKNPGLYDEVKLAWACWYLCNCSFISKLTGGWKYDSTENKDCQVLINRKASFNYDLVKRLELTQIECDDAIKVIKSRDKPHSYFQLDPPYADTDQGHYKGWTRENYEELLNTSGNLKGKFMLHGFPSNLLQDYIDKFGWIYKEITKASPARRNYTDSTLTRGNKIEVLVMNYKLESKQLTAF; this is encoded by the coding sequence ATGACAATCAACTGTAAAACCCCGATCACCTATTACGGCGGTAAGCAAAATATGCTTAACGATATATTGCCGCTCATTCCGGATCATAAATTATACTGCGAACCTTTTTTTGGTGGAGGGGCTGTCTACTTTGCAAAGCCGCCATCGGAGATCGAGGTTATTAACGATAAGAATGATTTTGTAATCAACTTTTACAGGGTACTTAAAACCCGGTTCGATGATCTTAAACTCGAAGTAGAAGCCTCGCTATCTTCCAGGAGCATACACCGCAAAGCCGGCTATATATTCAAGAATCCAGGCTTGTATGATGAAGTTAAGCTAGCCTGGGCGTGTTGGTACCTATGTAATTGCTCATTTATAAGCAAGTTAACGGGTGGTTGGAAATATGACAGCACAGAGAACAAAGATTGCCAAGTGCTGATTAACCGTAAGGCAAGCTTTAATTACGACTTGGTAAAACGTTTAGAGCTAACACAAATAGAGTGCGACGATGCAATTAAGGTGATCAAAAGCCGCGATAAACCCCATAGTTATTTTCAATTAGATCCGCCATACGCCGATACAGATCAGGGCCATTATAAAGGCTGGACAAGAGAAAATTACGAAGAATTGCTAAATACAAGCGGTAACTTAAAAGGTAAATTTATGTTGCACGGTTTTCCAAGCAATCTACTGCAGGACTACATTGATAAATTCGGCTGGATTTACAAGGAGATTACTAAAGCAAGCCCTGCACGGCGCAACTACACCGACAGCACCTTAACCAGGGGCAATAAAATTGAAGTGCTTGTTATGAACTACAAGCTCGAAAGCAAACAGCTTACGGCGTTTTAG